The genomic window ATTTTAGCCTCTATTTGTTTCTCCGTGCGGGTATTCTGAAGCAGACTGTTAGCTGAATGCGACAGAAGCAGGTGGGGTGGTGGCCAATCAGAAGGGCCAGGTTCCAGTTCTTCCACAGAACATTGGTTGTATGACCTTGCACACATCCCTAACATTTCAGCTTCATTTTATTTAAGACTAGGAGGTTGGAGACCTCATAAAGGTccttcaaatataaaattatatgaaaatcatTCATAAACTCACGTAAAAATTTACAGTTTTTGTCAGGCATTCTACTTGCAAAGGCACACCctaaacatttaattttgaaaaatcgGTGACTATGCACAAAAAGTAGTAAAATGACACAGGAATTAATAGAAATCCATCATTACTCATTTAGCGTGTAAAGAGAAAACGCTCAATGTACACTTTTTCGGTCCTGAAGATGATTAATTATAGTTCTCTAAACCTCACATTTAGCATCTCTGTGACCTCAGGCCTTTGGGATTACTTCTAAATAAGACCAAACAGGTCGAAAGATCTgtaattgtaatttattttaggTCAGTGGTTCGGTGGAGGCTTAGGGGTCAACGGTCCAGCACTCCCAGTATTTCTTGGAGGGTGTTCAGCAGTTTCCACACCGGCTGATTCTAACTCTTATCTGCAGGGAAGCGTGTCACTCTTTGGAATGAAAGACAGCTCCGTATAAATGACTTGACCAAAAATGGGTGCTCATCTCAGACGCAGGGCAGGGACTATTGTAATTCCATCCTCGACTCGCAGCAGGAAGTTAAGTCCTCCTAAGGGCCAGGCGGTCGGAGGACCAGGCGGGGAGGTTACAGGCACCGAGACACCCAGGCTGGCTGGACCCTCCCACCCTGTAATGATGAGGGGAGATGCTCCCTGGGACAGCCCCCTTGAAGCTTCCGGCGACGGGGCTGGGATCCGCCTACCCTTACTCAGGGGCGAGCCCTGTCATACGCGTGGAGGCGGCCACTACCTTCTAGGGGGAGGGGCGTTCCCGTCGGGCGTaaccgccccgcccccgccccgccccggggGGCCGTTGGGGACGCTGATCTGCAGGAGGGGGCGGGATCGGAAAAAATCCGGTAGCTCCAGACCGGTGTCCCGTTGCCAGGCGATGGGGAGGAGGCGGGGCCGACAGGAAAGAGGAGCCGGGCTCTGCGCGAAAACGGCACCCTCCAGAGCCGCGGCCGCGCAGCCGCCTTTCCTCCCTCTCAGGGCTGCGCGCCCAGGTCTGCGCCGCGCTCCGCCTCCAGCCGCGCGCAGACTTGCGCACGCGTCGTGAGAGCGGTCGCTTCCGTCCTTCGCTGGGCTCCCTAGGGCTGCGCGTCGGGCCAGCGGGGGCGCCGCAGCCTAAGCTGCCCCGGAGCCGGTGAACCGAACGGCCTCGAGGGAGGGGCGTGGGGAAGGCGGCGGGAGGAGGAGCGCACGGGCCCCGGCTGCCGTGCCCACCACGGCTGAGGAACATGGTTTTCGAGTCGGTGGTCGTGGACGTGTTGAACCGGTTCTTGGGGGACTATGTGGTGGACTTGGACACGTCCCAGCTCTCTCTGGGCATCTGGAAAGGTAAGGAGGCCGCCGCCGCTCCCCGGCCTCTCGTGCTTCTCGGCCATCTCGCTGCCCGAGCGGCGTCCTGCGTTCTCGGGGCTTCGAGCACCTTGCTCGCCGGGTGCAGCCACCTGCCGCCGCCCGCCTCTGGGTCAAGTTACGTAAAGCCGGGTGGCAGTTCCCTGGCCTCCGCCCTCGAGTTGTTTATATTTTGGGGGAAAGGAGAGGGTCGTGAGTGCGGGATGAAAAGGTCTATATTTTCCGAGCGGAGCGGACTTGCCGTGGGCTCCGTGGGTCTGGCGTTCAAGTCCCGGCGAGGGGCCGTTCTCTACCCCTGGCCCCGCACGGTCCGGCTTTAGCCGCGCGGGGCGAGGAGGCGAGACGACGCCCTCCTGAGCTGGGTCCCATCCCTGTCCTTTTCCCCCCTGGGTTTATGACGAAGGCCCCAGAAATCCCCCGCGTGTTGCATGCTGCCTCGCACGTGAAGGCAGGGCGCTGTGACCGGGGACGCCCGCTTCCTTGCTTCCCCAGCCTCAGTTCCTGGCTAGACCCGTGGTGCTTTCTGCTCTCCCCCTTCCGGCCCTAGGACCCGGACCGCGGCTCTCTAGCCTGGGTTCGGCCGATAACAAAAAGGAAACTCACGTGCAGAGTAACTCAAACAGTTGCTTGTGTGGTTGCAGTTAACAGCCTGACCCAGGAATGTGTCGCATTTTCAAGGCTTTAGGATATGTGGGTCAGAGTGAATTGccgaattttaaagaaaaaccaagGCGTGCGGTGCAACGTCTCAGACCTGCAAAAGACCGGGCTGAACAGGGCCTTACGCTGCCTCGGTGGTGAAGGACCGAGCTTTCCTAGTGTCCGTTTAGTTTGGTATTCTGCCTTACTGAGAGCCTCATTTTTAGTGTTTCCATCTGTTTTTGCATTATGCGCTTGTTTATTTTAAACACCCGCTAGAAATTAGACTCCTTTATGAAATGAATTTCCCAGGCCAAAGTGagggttaattttgtgtgtgaatagtgtgtgtgtttaaatatatatttaaagtaatttattCTTGTCTGTGCACACACTTCCAGTCTTCTTCTAAAATACTTATCTTGACTCTTCTCGTTTATGAGATAATGTAAACAGGTAATTTAGTTTGATTTTAAAGAATGTTACTACGGTGGGGACCTAGTATCATGATGGAGAGTGAGTGGACTACAAAAACTAGGGAGATAGTGATAGCTGCTCAGCCTGTTTGATTAGTACGAGAAACTTGCAGGCTGTTTATGCTGCTTCTTAGTtgcaaagtgaaaataaaatttgtctcCCATGTACCTCAGAAGGAAGCCTTAAGAATACTTGAGGTGAACTTTGATCTGTAGTGGAATCTTGCTTCCACATTCAGGGTGGAGGTTTGTTTAGAGTGTGATTaatcaacttatttatttatttaaaatttacatgcaGTAAAATTCACTCTTGTGATACCGTTCTGTCTTGACAAATGCTAAGAGGCATGTATCCACCACCACAGTAATGACACATAAAAGGTTCATCAAGCCTCCTGAATTCTCTCAGCTGCTCCTTTGTAGTTGACCTcaccccgccaccacgcccggctaatttttgtatttttagtagagagggggttttccaatgttggccaggctggtctcaaactcctgacctcaagtaatccgcctgcctctgcctcccaaagtgctgggattacaggtgtgagccactgcgcccgcctgACTGTAAGTATTTATCTGTTTGCTCGTTGAAGAATATTTCAGTTTTTGGAGGTTATAAATAAAGCTGtcataaacattcatgtacaggtgtttgtgtgaacataattgttatttctcttggataaatacctaagagtggttttaaattgggttgtactttttttttgagatttatttcaTATACCATAAATTTCacccttttaaaatgtacaattcagtgttttttagtatagtcacaaaattgtacaaccatcaccactctcTCATTCCAGAATATTTCAGCACCCCAAAATTAAATCTTATGCCCATTAGGAGTGACTCCCAATTTCCTCCCTTCTCACTACTccacctctggcaaccactaatctactttctgtctgtatggatttggtagttctggacatttcatttaaatggaattatataatatgtggccttttgtttctggcttctttaacCTAATGTATTTtcaaggttcctccatgttgaaGGATGTATGACTATTTCATTTGCtcttatggttgaataatattccattatattcatagaccacaatttatttatctatacTCACCAGTTGCTGGATGCCTAGATTATTCCTAAACATCCACCttttggatattatgaataatgccactgaacattcatgtacaagtttttttgtggatgtatgttttaaattctcttggatatatatatacctagaagtggaactgctgggtcatatgctGACTTTGTGTAACCTTTTGAGGAACAGCCAAACTCTTTTTCCAgagtgtttgttttcttattgttgagttttgagagttctttaaatattaagGATACAAGTTCTTCATCAGATACGTAATTTGAAAATACCTTCTCAGTCTTTTCCCAttttgtcttttgcagagcatacatttttaattttgggaaAAGCCCAgtttataaaacatttcttttatgaaTCATGGCTTTTGGTattcatatctaagaaatcttttccCAACCCAAAGTCAAAGAtgttctcctatgttttcttaaggaagttttgtagttttaggttttggatttctttttgtataaggtgtgtgATATGTGTTGAAGGTTGAGGTTCATTTGTTTGCATGTGGATGCAAATATCCAGTTGTTCAGCACCACTTGCTAAAAAAGAGGATCCTTTCTCTATTGAATTACCTTTGCATTtcgtaaaaaaaaaatcagtagactTAATATTGTGTGGCTTTAGTCTGTCTCAGCAATCTGTGTGTCTGTCATTTCACcaatactacactgtcttgatAACTGTGTGTTTGTAGTTAGTCtagaaatcaggtagtgtgatcccTCTAACTTTAGTCtttatcaaataatttaaaaaataacaagtcaTTGTCCAGGTGTGgtgctcattcctgtaatcccagcactttggaaggctgaggcgggaagatggcttgagcataggagtttgagattacagtgagctctgatcatgccactgcattccaacctaggcgacagacagcgagactctgtctcaaaataaaataaaataacatgtcagtgttttatttatagaaattGGTTATGTTTTGATAAATGAAACTTTAAATAATAgctggagtttttaaaaaaatattctttgagAATTTCAAAAGTAGTAATTTGATAAATttggaggatttttaaaaaacattgtttgAAAATTTCTGTAATAGAAACTAggtggccaggcgtagtggctcatgcctgtaatcccagcactttgggagaccggggAGGGTGGATcccttcagaccagcctggccaacgtggtgaaacctcatctctactaaaaaaataagatacaaaaattggctgggtactgtggcgctcgcctgtaatcccagctactcaggagactgaggcaggagaatcacttgaagctgggaggcataggttgaagtgagctgagatcacaccactgccctctagcctggctgacagagcgaggccctgcctcaaaaaaaaaaaaaaaaaaaaaaaaagacagaaactagATGCTGCATAGgaaaattttaagataatattttatgGTCTAACGCGAAGGACCTATTGATAGTTGTAAATGTGTGCTTTTGCTAGGCTTCTAAAATAATCCAGCAAATTTCAATATTAGCATGTTACTATAATAGTATCAATTAGTATTCAGTCATTACTAATAGTGGATGGTGCTCTGAAAATTTGTTGCTGAGATGGATTCTTTGGAAATCAGAATGCATTTTCCCGTGGAAGCATTCTTATATATGAATGAGGAGTTTTCCAAAAACCTGTTTAACTATAATGCAGCAGAAGAGTGCTACTGTACTGGGTTCAATACAGTAAGTAGACTCACTGCTAGAAGACTCTGTCTTACAGGGGATGAAAAAGGAATTGAGCTTCATTCCAGGACTGACTCTTGGCAAATTTTGATGTTGGTAAGGTATACTTTTTATACACTTCTATTTATAATTCTCCCTTCCCATGTATCATCTAGTTAGAGAGATGGTAATATTTCATAGACTCATCTGAAATTTATCTTCCCAACTTTCTccagcaattttctttttctttttcttttctttttatttgagacggagtctcgttctgtcacccaggtgggagtgcagtgacgcagtctcggctcactgcaacctctgtctcacggcctcaagtgattcacctgcctcagcctcccgagtagctgggattaaaggtgcccaccaccatgcatggctaatttttgtatttttagtaggggcagCATTTCACCACgtcaaccaggctggtctcgaacgcctgacctcaagtgatccacccgccttggcctcccaaagtgctgggattacgggtgtgagccactgcgtccggccgtttcacatattttctttaaGAGCTAGGCTGCATCAGAATCAGCCATAGGTGCTTGTTATGAATACAGATTTTTGAACCTGCCCCCAgagattataaattatttatctgGAATAGGAcatgaaaatctttttttaaacaaatgacacTGGAGACTGTGATGCACAGTTGGGTACATTTTAAGAGAACATTAGGGGGAAAAGtattagaattttaaatagaCGAAAGCAGTAGTCAAAGTGGCTTGTGTGATAGAATTATCATTTGTAACACAGGAAGTACCTGTACTTCATAGTCCCTTCTTAAGTTAGCCTCCTttgtctctattttgttttctccGAAATCACGATACTTAgacaaatttgtaatttttttgataATGCCTGACATCTTTATGTAATATTAGAAGTTCAGATTTCTTATCTATTAACTAACATACATATTCTGTTTTTGAAATGTTAATCTCCCAGTTTTCCCTTTATAATAGAATCATGTGTTTAGTGGCCACTTAGCTGGA from Pongo abelii isolate AG06213 chromosome 13, NHGRI_mPonAbe1-v2.0_pri, whole genome shotgun sequence includes these protein-coding regions:
- the LOC129047878 gene encoding atherin-like, with protein sequence MFLSRGGHGSRGPCAPPPAAFPTPLPRGRSVHRLRGSLGCGAPAGPTRSPREPSEGRKRPLSRRVRKSARGWRRSAAQTWARSPEREERRLRGRGSGGCRFRAEPGSSFLSAPPPPHRLATGHRSGATGFFPIPPPPADQRPQRPPGAGRGRGGYARRERPSP